A region of the Mangifera indica cultivar Alphonso chromosome 10, CATAS_Mindica_2.1, whole genome shotgun sequence genome:
GTTGACTTTGGACTAAAGCTTATAGGGGCTGATCTTATGTCTATACCTGGTCTCTACAGGTTTGTCCAGGTACAAAGCTAGAAGGCTTCTTTCCTCTTCTATTCTGTTTTCTGTCTTCATGCATCCAAGTGGTTGTTATATGaggttttttcaaatttttactgtAAAATGGGGTACACTAGactgcaaaagaaaaaaaaaatgtatatattttaaataaattgatacatATATGTATGCTTTGTGGTTCAATCAGACAGTGCTTGTAATTCCTAGCTGTTCATGTGATCTAAAAAAGTTGTGATTTTGTACAGATTTTGGATGAGTTGATCAGCCATTTTAGTTGTCAGAAGCGACattcttaaattttcttgtgcaacatattgatttttcaacttGTATTGTTTGGTTGTGTCATCTATGGCAGTTTAATTTTTTGGACAAGGTAATGCTAAGTTGGCTTATGGTGCTAATTCCTTCTTGAAGTATATCAACATTCCTTTAAATGATTGAAGATGGTTTTGTTTTACGTAGCTAGattaatctatttatttttcatcaattattgGTTTTAAAAGTGTAAAGTGTTATTTTCCAGGAGCTTATTAAAGATCAAGTGGCCAACATGTATCTGTGGCCCAAAACCCTAGAAATTCCAATCTTGGATCCAGCTAAGTATGTTTCTACTGAATTCCATAATTCTCTTGGGACTTATAACCTTATTCCGACTATCACTTAACTTTTGGCTGAATACGTTAATATGCAGAGCCAACAGGAGACCTGTTGGAATTCTCCATGTGAAGCTTATAAAAGCAATGAATCTAAAGAAGAAAGATCTTCTGGGTGCATCAGACCCTTACGTGAAACTAAAGCTTACTGAGAGTAAGGTTCAATCAAGGAAATCCTCTGTGAAGCACAAAAACTTGAACCCTGAATGGAATGAGGATTATAATTTTGTCATAAAAGATCCAGAGTCTCAGGCTTTAGAGCTTGTTGTGTATGATTGGGAGAAGGTATATTATTCCAAATCACTTCTCATAAGTTGCAGCTTGATTACGTGTTGTGTAACCTGTTTTTCCTCCTTTCTTAGATTGGCAAACATGAAAAGATGGGTATGAATGTCATTCCTCTAAAAGAACTTACTCCTGAAGAGCCAAAAGTCATGACTCTTGATCTTCTCAAAAACATGAACTTAAATGATCCTCAAAATGAGAAATCACGTGGACAGCTTGTTGTGGAATTGGTATATAAACCATTTAAAGAGGAGGAAATGCCAACAAGTTTTGAAGAATCACATACGGTGCAAAAGGCTCCTGAAAATACTCCTCCTGGTGGAGGTGTGCTTGCAGTTATAGTCCATGAAGCTCAAGATGTTGAAGGAAAGCACCATACTAATCCTTCTGTACGACTTCTTTTCAGAGGGGAGGAGAGAAGAACTAAGGTATACTAATATTagcattcaattttttaattttgattttttttggatttcatcaGTTATTTTTCTGCAAAAATGAATTTCGAGTgtgtttttttcaatattaagcCAGAAAAGTTCTGGTTATATTCCAACTTGGCCATATTTGCTGCATCATTTTCCCCTTTTAATAAGTCATATGGTACCCTTTCTAAGAGAGTTTGTCAATTCcttcctttatattttttttctacttttcaCACAAGTTCTTTTCTGTTACATTACTAGGATTTTAAACAATCTTGATAGAATTTGGAAATGTGTTAAATGAACAAAAAAGTAGCATATATCAAGCCTTGTGAGTGATGAGCAGAATAAGCTGCTTCTTGAGAAAACAAATTTCATTTGGTTCATAGAATGAGATTATAGAATATTGGATAGCCTGGCAATTTACACGGAATCTTATTTTTTGTACTTTCATCTATGGTTGATGGCATGTTTAATGGATGATATGGTCTTTTATGGATACAGCATGTAAAGAAGAACAGAGATCCAAGATGGGAAGAAGAGTTCACATTCATGCTAGAGGAGCCTCCAACTAATGATAGACTACACCTGGAAGTTGTCAGCACCTCATCAAGGATTGGACTGCTGCATCCAAAGGTATTGATTTCGAATCCTTTCATCTTGTATACAAAATGAAGCATACCATTGATTGAATACCTCTAAAGTTCCCCATTATGCCCCGGCTTATCAATGGTATTCAAGTTAGTTTTCTTATGGCCTGTATTATATAAAAGAACACAAAAATCTTGTGGAATctatatacaatttattaagCCGTGTTGTTACATTTCTTAGGCATGATATAGTCAGTGATTGGTATATGTGATTTTATGTTGTGACGATTTGTTtgagaaagttttgaaatttactTGATGGACGCACATGATCAAATCGTTGATTTAACATGTTTGTTTTTCTCTCCCTGTGTTTTTTTCTGGTCTTTAGATGTGATTATAACAGTGTTTATGTAACTAGGAAACTCTGGGTTATGTGGACATCAATCTTTCAGATGTTGTTAGCAACAAACGAATCAACGAGAAGTACCATCTTATTGACTCGAAGAACGGCCGAATCCAGATCGAGTTGCAATGGAGAACAGCATCATAAGCTTGTCATAAAAGAATCAATTGGTTACTGCCATGAAAGACCAATTTGTTCGTTGATTTTTGTACATGGTTGTGATCATAATACTGTTTACACATGTAATCCCGTGTTTTTAAGCTTTCTTCTACTTTGCGTGTTCGCTTTGGTTGCTCATAGTTGAGCAAGGAAGGACTTCGAGTTCATATATTTACAATTCTCCTCTTTCTTCCCAGCGCCCCTCTGAGCAAAATCCCAATGTTTCTTTCtcccatttttatatttttttggggGTAAATTGCTtcgttttcaaaaacaaaatttgatattgataCACTTGTAGCTAAATATGTAACccatctctttccttttttaatcCCATTTAGAAGAGTGATTAATATTTTCCCACCCCAGGTTCGCacttaaaaacactttttccaTACATTGGGAGTataaatcacaattttttaattaaaataataatttcattttctaatttttttttaaaaagaataccCTTTGTATAAATTGTTCCAAAAATTTACAATTCAGTCATTGCATTTCAAATCTAGAATCTTTAGTCACCATTTTTTCTATTGGAATCACCATTGTCATACCACTGCCAATTTGCTTGCCACCAACATAACCATCTCAATAATCTTAAAACCCTTGCAGTCTTTtcaatcatcaaaataaattacaacCATAAAAACAAATCCCACTGCAGAAATAAATCCCATTTCCGAAAGTGTTGGCCTAATTTGTCCTAAACCTCCATTCAATTATAATTCATCttacatatattaattgaatcctaatcaaattttgcattaatctatttttttcataaagttttttctatttgaaaaaAGGGTCGCTcaaaataaattgtttatgTAGATTAAGACTAACTCTTTTAAATATAGTTTGACGAAACTTTATTATTCAACAAACTTACCAAACAAAGCTTGCATTTTGTTTGAATCCATAAGTTTTGGCGAAAACATAAGCTCCATTCAAGGCTTAATAACACATATTTAACTCAAGAATCAACCAACAATACAACATTCAAGCAATATCAAATCTTAGTTGAAACATATTAGTAACCCTAAAATTTGAAAGGttgatttataatattatgactAGAATTATGCTATACACCTTAATTCCCATGAAGGGTGATTAAGCTCAATATCAAAAGATTGCCTTCTCTTGTGTATTGTTTGAATGTGGAGTAAAGATGAAGATGGGCACACTGtctattgaataaatttttggtTACTTTGACTTTCTATCCTTATAGCCAGTATCTATCTGCCACGTATGGATCTCAATCTTAATATTAGGGCGCTTTTGCGTGCGACAAGGAGTCACCTAATCCATTTCTAAAGGTCCCCCTTCACTGGTAGTCTGGTCATTTACTTCTTCGTCTAAACCAAACCTCCTTCTCGTAACAGTCACAGTTACTGATACCGTGAGCTGACATGGCTTTTCCGGTGGTTGACACGGAGTACCTGAAGGAAATCGACAAGGCTCGCCGCGATCTTCGCGCCTTAATCGCCTACAAGAACTGCGCCCCTATCATGCTCCGTTTAGCGTGCGCACTTTCTCTCCATAGTTTCGTGTTTGTTTCCCGAGTAAACGAGAGAAAGTTTTAAGGACTCTCGTTAGTTGTTTTTAATCTTATTgcatctttttttaattgaaggtGGCATGACGCGGGAACATATGACGTGAACACGAAGACTGGTGGACCAAATGGATCAATTAGGAACCCAGAGGAGTACTCTCATGGCGCCAATAATGGCTTGAAAATTGCTCTTGATTTCTGCGGTGGGCTTTCTTGTCTAACTGCTGCTGAATTAACTGATAAACCTTACCATACATAACATGTTTGCATTTTTAATTTTCGTTGATGAATGTACATATGTGAGTTGATTAGTCCGTTGAGTTGAGACCTTATTCTAAATGTAAGGGAGTTAAAAATTGTGGCCTGTTAGTCACTGCTTGGAAAGAAAAGCATGAAATTCATGTGATTGTGTGGCTTCATAAAGTTTTAGCTTTCTGAGTTTGGATGGTGAGGTGCCCGTTGCATGTCATTGGGGGTCTTGGCTATTTAATAGAACGGTTGATAACTTTGTTGAAGTAGGTAAATTTCAATCACATGCTCAAGTTTTATTAGTGGCTGTTGGTTTAGTGGTTTTGTAGGTGGTCTCTATTTATTAGATTGACTTGAGTTGCAAATAAGGTTTTGTGCTTTATTTTAAAAGCACTTCACTCACCAGTATCATTGAACTTGATTAAGAAGAGCTATAAACAGTTTGTGTGTGCtaagctttttatttttagaaataatagCATTAGGTTTTTCAGAAAGATTTTCCTGAGTTTTATTGCTAAGTGTAGGAATCATacaatatgaaagaaaaaaaaaatttaatttaataatgttttacATATGCCCCCCCGCAAACATTTTATTGTGTGTTATATTATGTGTTGAAACATGttgtttgatataaattatgtCAGTGAACCTTGTAAACTGAATCAGAATCCCACAACCCTCCTCCACCCCGCACACCCCCCACCCCCATTCTTCCATGAGTAAGATTTGCATTAGAAATCTGATTCATTCGATGCTCTGGATTCATATATTATACCATTCTTGAAATCTACACCTATGGTACTAAAATATtactttcatttatatttttgatcAAATAATTGGTTTAATAGACAGTATTGTCTAATTCATGGGTGTGATTTGGGtatgatatttattaagaaTATGATATGGGAGAATCCAAAAACAATTCATGTGCTTACTTGTTGTTATGATGGtgcttttctttcatttttccaGAGGAAGTCAAGGCTAAACATCCGAAGATAACCTATGCAGACCTATACCAGGTGAGTATTGAATCAAAAAGGTTGTTTggaaattatttgaatatttgttttctcatatttataattatttccaCGGATTTTTTCTCTTAATGTTTGGTTTGGGATGTGGGAAGGAGAATGGTTGCTCCTTACTGTTATAAGTGTGTACCTTAACACAAACTGCTGTGTATAGTTATTCCATTTATGGAGAATATAATGAAGTTTGTTTATGTATTATATCCCCTATGATTGTTGTTCATAATATATCCTATGCACATTGGTGATGCCTTGTATGGACTCAATTGTTATGGCTAGTTTTTAGAATGTGTTCTGTCTGCCCAATCTTTGCAAGCATTCTGTTTTATTTGTGAATATACAAGGATTGGTTTTCATCATTTCATTGCAGTGAGAGTGGCTTTATATAGATTTGATATTAAGGCCTGAAAAAATATTGATAGCTGAAGGGATATTCAGAGGCATGTTGGGAGTAAGAGGGTATGGTATAGTTTAACAAATCGCTTAACTCTAGGGAGAATTCCTAGACTATGCCTTCTGATGGGATAATGTGAAATGCACTTTTAGAAGgacttttcttttcattttctctatcCTATGCAGTATTCATGCTTAGTTAATATTTGAGTGATTAGTGAATCTCCATTACCTTCATTAAGAATTCTTTTTTACTATCTTTGGTCACTAGGCTTAATTCCTATGAATTATGATGTAATGTCTCACAATTTTCATGAATAAACTTgagttatgaaaattttaaacttttctgatgattaattctttattttagCTTGCTGGCGTTGTGGCAGTTGAGGTTACTGGGGGCCCCACCATTGGCTTTGTCCCTGGTAGAAAGGTATAATAATGTGGcttttttaattacatatctGGCTTCATAAATTGCTCTTATTTAATTACTTGTCAAATGTTCTTAGGATTCAAAAGTTTCTCCAAATGAAGGGCGTCTTCCAGATGCCAAAAAAGGTACCTTTGTTAATTCAGTGAATGTAACTTTGTAAAATAATGAAGCTGTTTATGAATgataatttttgataatttggtTTTTGGATGCTACACTATGCATGACTTGTAACCTTCATACAATAGTCATCTGGAAGTTTTTATgtgaacattttaaaaaaattttatttgaaaatcattGCTGTTATCTGATCATGTTTTGCTTTGAAGCCCCAAGTTGATAGAGAAGAATGAATTAAAAGCAATTGAAGTCTTACGTTCTTTATCTCGATGGACAATGTTTCCATGGTATATTAGGTCCAATAGCTGCTCCATTTGAATTCTCGTCTGCATAAGGTTTCAGTTCTTTGTAGAAATATTCAGGTTACCGTGCACCTTGTCAGTTTAAAGAGGTCAAATATGACAATGCTTGGGTAGTAAATTCAACTTTTCCTCTATTTGGTGGTAGGTCCACCTCACCTAAGGGACATATTCTATCGGATGGGTCTTTCAGACAAGGATATAGTAGCCCTTTCAGGAGGCCATACTCTGGTAACTGAACATTCTTGTACCTATAACCAATATTTTGCATAGTGGATAGATGAGTTAAACGTAACAGTTTACTGTTATGGTTTAGGGACGAGCTCATCCAGAAAGATCAGGTTTCGATGGCCCTTGGACCAGGGAGCCTCTGAAGTTTGATAACTCATACTTCGTGTGAGGCTTAAACCCTGCTCGGCAAAATAttctctttttatcttcttcatggGAATTATGTAATGTTTATTTCAATCAATTATTCACAATTGTTGTTGATTTTAGGGAACTGCTGAATGGGGAATCAGAAGGGTTATTACAACTTCTATCTGACAAGGCTTTAGTTGAAGACCCTGAGTTCCATCGGTATGTTGAGTTGTATGCAAAGGTATTATACTCTTCTCTTGACTAACTAACCCCTGGTCAACTGGGCTTAATACTGTAAtgaaatataatcaattttagtAGATAATCACCTTTCTTGTTGTTTCTTATGTGCTAATTAGGCAATGTTGATGCctgattatttaatataattattttattacagtGACAGCCCATAGAACTGAATTTACCTTTAAATGCTATTTGACAATGCACACCTACAAACCTGTAGAGGTTTCAGAATGTGACCCATTTATTAGATGAATCATCTAGCCTGAGTTCAATCTCTGTATGAATAGATTAGGTTTGGATTAAGACTTGGTTTTGGCCAACCTGAAACTTGGTTGATGATATTACATAAATTTCTGATTAATGTTGTATCATgtttatacttttaaatatttccaTGGTTACAAGTTGGGTACTAGATCAAACCTAACTTACTATGCAGCAGCAATTAGGACCCCTTGAGGTTGGTATGACCACCCTGGAGGTTGGAAATAGGATATAGTGTctgaaaaaatttgttatctGTCAAATACGTAACTGTTACCCAATTCCTGAGGGCCAGACAGTTGCAGTTGAATAAATGAGTTAGGTCTTGGATCAGAAGCTCACAGTTGGTTTGATTGAACTTGATTAATTGCCTTCTGTTTTATACAATGTTTCTCCTAATCAGCTTTTTCCCAAAAGAACATCTTTTTGCCTCCctacataattataattacaatttgTTATTTGATCTTGTCTTGGCTCTCCCCAACTTATCTATTTTCGTGAGAATGATGCTTTCCTACTTATTCTACCCAATTTCTGGGCCATGGCAGGATGAGGATGCGTTCTTCAGAGATTACGCCGCATCTCATAAGAAACTTTCGGAACTAGGGTTTTCCCCAAGTTCCTcaaaaacaattcaaaaagaTGGTAGTATATTGGCTCAGAGCGCAGTGGGAGTTGCGGTTGCCGCTGCAGTGGTGATCCTCAGCTACGTCTATGAAGTTCGCAAAAGGATGAAATGAATAAGATTACTAAATACTAAATGTACCATGTACCGTCCCTTACTGATCTCTACAATTTAGCTTGTATTACCCCAGCCCAGTCGAGCTCTCATATATACTCATAACAATTCCTATAGGTCTTGTGAAACACAAAAAGAACACTCTTCCTAGGCCATTTCATTGGGTTTGTCTGTTTATTCTTATTATGCCTGAGTATAAGTGGACCATTCTATTACAGATATAATTTCAAATGGTTTCCTATAGaattcacaaaattatatagGCTTATCTTCTAATGGATATATTGTAGAGATCTTTAAGACTATAAAAATGTGAATACGGAGTAgaaggtattttttttaatgagaatcTCTTATTTAAGTCGGGTTATTACTTTGATGGAAAATCAATAATATGccaaatagattaaattttgaatttagtgACCAATACAACAGTCATATTATTTTTGCTTAAGTGAAGAAATTGTGATGTTACTAAAAATGCCAAACGAACTTTATCCTTAAGCGGGTCACTGAAACTGACACAAAGCTAAACTGAAGAGTCCCACATGGAAGGGCGGGCGGGCAGGCAGGCAAGGGGTAGGTAGGCAAGCGTAAGGTTAAAGAGGATGCATCCgtactttttattataatatccgataatatttttataaaatgttaatgagGGGATTTGGGTTTGGGGAAAGCatcataaagaaagagaaaacctAAGCACATGACATCCACGTGGATGATGTGGTGGCTGCATTCATTTTCATAATTGCCAATTTTGTGGGCATCATGTGGAGATGAGTTGTGTTGTGTGTTTTAATTGAAGGGACACAACACAAATGGGTTTCTTTCTGATATGATGATGAGGATTGAGGACCGTCTGATTGCAATACCActtatttcacaaaaaaaaagatcaatCTTCAATTCTGCTTAAAAATGGGCTTTTTGGAAAAAAGTgaaagaagaggaggaagaagatacATACATATGGATAAGCTTAGGTGTGTGTGTATAGTGAAAGTAGATAGAAAGTATTATTAAAGGAATGAattggaaaaatgaaaaaaagaaagaaagaaagagttcAACATCAAAAAATAGGGCAGCGTTGGATTAGGGAGAGTcagaaagagagaaagggtTAAAAAAGTAGGTGagatgaaatgaaatataagCAATAGAGttgaaattattatcataaatggCCTGTCCATGAAAACTACTTCTGCCCATTACCTTTAACACTTGCTGCCACCCACTTgaatttgatgatgataataataataataataataataatcattatgAATGAGAGAAACAGAAAGAGAGTAGGGATAATAATGGATCAGGTTGAAGACAGATACTCTAATCTCTGTTCTTGTTgggaaaatttttcttcatctaAGTCTCTTTTCCATAAAAATTTCTCcctcttttctctttctattctccttaaaaaaataaaatatttattaaatattatatatctataacgatttaaaactttttaaaaataatttaatatataaaaatttataaaatatataaaaaaaagaaaaaaaccaaagAGAGAATGAGTCAAGaatatatttatcttctttttcgtcgttgtttttttctctgattttatggaataatttctttcttgtttATATAGAGGCAAGCCAAATACCCGATTGGAGATTCGAGTTGCCATctattttttcctaaaaaagAGGAGATGCTCTTGTTGCTTGTGGTGGGTAACAAATagatattatacaaaattggGGGATAGAGAATCTGAGATAACAACATAAAGGTGAATCAAATTAACCTATCCTCCTCATCTCAAACTCAACCCTTGACTAAACTTGTTCCTCAAGGTTTGAGGGGGGAGGAAAAAAAAGTGGAAGGTAAACCAAAGCCCACATACAACCACAACTACACTCAtttcatatctttttttattttcatttctcttttctttcatcCTTTAACCCAACCTCCAACTCTTCTAGAAACccgtctctttctctctctcatgCATGATAGTGTACCAATAGAATAAAGAACCACAACTACCATGTCCATACTTATACAAAAGAATTGCCAAACCacttgttaattttcttttccaaatcCCCACCACAACTAACTTTTTATCTATTTCTAAATCAACCCCTCTActtaattatcttattaataacctctaattattaattaatctcaCTCTTAATTAATAACACTCTTGATTTCTAAGTCTTCAAAGACTGACAATATATCTGTACTTTTTAGATGCTGTATACAAAAACCCAGTTGGagtttttggattaaaaaaataatagtaataaaataaagggCAAGT
Encoded here:
- the LOC123228152 gene encoding L-ascorbate peroxidase 3-like, with product MAFPVVDTEYLKEIDKARRDLRALIAYKNCAPIMLRLAWHDAGTYDVNTKTGGPNGSIRNPEEYSHGANNGLKIALDFCEEVKAKHPKITYADLYQLAGVVAVEVTGGPTIGFVPGRKDSKVSPNEGRLPDAKKGPPHLRDIFYRMGLSDKDIVALSGGHTLGRAHPERSGFDGPWTREPLKFDNSYFVELLNGESEGLLQLLSDKALVEDPEFHRYVELYAKDEDAFFRDYAASHKKLSELGFSPSSSKTIQKDGSILAQSAVGVAVAAAVVILSYVYEVRKRMK
- the LOC123228275 gene encoding synaptotagmin-1-like → MGIVSAVLGFCGFGVGVSAGLVIGYFCFIYFQPTDVTNPKIRPLVEQDTGSLQRMLPEIPLWVKNPDYDRVDWLNKMLEYMWPYLDKAICKTAKNIAEPIIAEQIPKYKIDSVEFQTLTLGSLPLTFHGMKVYLTDEKELIMEPCIKWAGNPNVTVAVKAFGLRATVQVVDLQVFVAPRITLKPLVPSFPCFAKIYVSLMEKPHVDFGLKLIGADLMSIPGLYRFVQELIKDQVANMYLWPKTLEIPILDPAKANRRPVGILHVKLIKAMNLKKKDLLGASDPYVKLKLTESKVQSRKSSVKHKNLNPEWNEDYNFVIKDPESQALELVVYDWEKIGKHEKMGMNVIPLKELTPEEPKVMTLDLLKNMNLNDPQNEKSRGQLVVELVYKPFKEEEMPTSFEESHTVQKAPENTPPGGGVLAVIVHEAQDVEGKHHTNPSVRLLFRGEERRTKHVKKNRDPRWEEEFTFMLEEPPTNDRLHLEVVSTSSRIGLLHPKETLGYVDINLSDVVSNKRINEKYHLIDSKNGRIQIELQWRTAS